From the genome of Bordetella sp. H567, one region includes:
- a CDS encoding GntR family transcriptional regulator yields the protein MPKTAASTAPASLADQLARDIQSGVFGAGAWLKQIDLQERYGAKRLDVRRALDHLTQKRVIEHVPNRGYHVHAVDEERQNHIRDIRVMLEVGAAADLMPHVTDAKVAQLRAMAERFEQLVLTGTLLQQYEVNLQFHEALYDMCGNRELVTLIQDMRSRAVAAPATQWMTRARIEKSVREHHDIVAALQARDVKRLQKIIREHVMQTMP from the coding sequence ATGCCGAAGACGGCAGCTTCCACCGCCCCGGCTTCACTGGCCGATCAGCTTGCCCGGGACATCCAGTCCGGCGTGTTCGGCGCGGGGGCCTGGCTCAAGCAGATCGATCTGCAGGAGCGCTATGGCGCCAAGCGGCTGGACGTACGCCGCGCCCTGGACCACCTGACCCAGAAGCGCGTTATAGAGCATGTCCCCAATCGGGGCTACCACGTCCACGCGGTCGACGAGGAACGCCAGAACCACATCCGCGATATCCGTGTCATGCTGGAAGTCGGCGCGGCCGCCGACTTGATGCCCCACGTCACCGATGCCAAGGTAGCGCAGCTGCGCGCCATGGCCGAACGCTTCGAGCAACTGGTGCTGACCGGCACGCTGCTGCAGCAATACGAGGTGAACCTGCAGTTTCACGAAGCGCTGTACGACATGTGCGGCAACCGTGAACTGGTGACGCTGATCCAGGACATGCGCAGCCGCGCTGTCGCGGCGCCCGCCACGCAATGGATGACGCGCGCCCGCATCGAAAAGTCGGTGCGCGAACACCACGACATCGTCGCGGCCCTGCAGGCCCGCGACGTCAAGCGCTTGCAGAAGATCATTCGCGAGCACGTCATGCAGACGATGCCCTGA
- a CDS encoding ABC transporter substrate-binding protein: MKPIPPLRAALAAAVLATAGAAHASSYVISEPADIRSTNPGVNRDDTTDGVVLNMVEGLVGYRANGSVGPLLAKSIDVSPDGLTYTFTLREDVKFHNGEPMTSADAMWSWKRYMDPATDWRCRTEFDGRNGLKVEEVSAPDPRTFVMKLNHKSAVFLDTLARTDCGMTAILNKASVKPDGSWDKPVATGPFMFGDWKRGEYVVLKAFKDYVSPPGDKPDGYLGKKKALADEVKFLVVPDASTVKAGLLSGAIDAGQIPYTDVPELKSQKQIRIQVASDAAKHTLLFQTRDPLLKNVKLRQAIAASLDIPQIVQAATEGLGTPNASAVSRDSSFYDKVQEESYHYDPALAQKLLKEAGYKGEKIVIYANKRAHVPSYQVAVMAQAMMQAVGINAQIEVLEWATQLDRYNKGNFQMSSFSYSSRLDPALSYEQFSGNKDKQPRKVWDDPQAQALIDESFSELDPAKRQAIFDKLHPLMLAQAPLILLSNGNQPWGVSQRLTGFMVWEGKPFAWGASVVGQ; encoded by the coding sequence GTGAAGCCCATTCCGCCACTGCGCGCCGCCCTGGCCGCCGCCGTTCTAGCCACTGCGGGCGCGGCACATGCCTCGTCCTATGTGATCTCGGAACCGGCGGACATCCGGTCCACCAACCCCGGCGTCAACCGCGACGATACGACCGATGGCGTGGTCCTGAACATGGTGGAGGGCCTGGTTGGCTATCGCGCCAACGGGTCGGTGGGCCCGCTGCTGGCGAAGTCCATCGATGTATCGCCGGATGGGCTGACCTATACCTTCACCTTGCGCGAGGACGTCAAGTTCCACAACGGCGAGCCGATGACGTCGGCCGACGCGATGTGGAGCTGGAAGCGCTATATGGATCCCGCCACGGACTGGCGCTGCCGCACGGAGTTCGACGGCCGCAACGGCCTGAAGGTGGAAGAGGTATCGGCCCCCGATCCCAGGACTTTCGTGATGAAGCTGAATCACAAGTCCGCCGTTTTCCTGGATACGCTGGCGCGCACGGATTGCGGCATGACGGCCATCCTGAACAAGGCGTCCGTCAAGCCGGACGGCAGTTGGGACAAGCCGGTCGCCACGGGGCCGTTCATGTTCGGCGATTGGAAGCGCGGCGAATACGTGGTGCTGAAGGCGTTCAAGGACTACGTGTCCCCGCCGGGCGATAAGCCGGACGGTTATCTGGGCAAGAAGAAGGCGCTGGCTGACGAGGTGAAGTTCCTGGTGGTGCCGGATGCCTCCACCGTCAAGGCCGGCCTGCTGTCCGGCGCGATCGACGCGGGGCAGATACCCTACACCGACGTGCCCGAACTGAAATCGCAAAAGCAGATACGGATCCAGGTCGCCTCGGACGCAGCCAAGCACACCCTGCTGTTCCAGACGCGCGATCCCTTGCTGAAGAATGTGAAGCTGCGCCAGGCGATCGCGGCGTCACTGGATATCCCGCAGATCGTGCAGGCGGCCACCGAGGGCCTGGGCACACCCAACGCATCGGCGGTTTCCCGCGATTCGTCGTTCTACGACAAGGTGCAGGAGGAAAGCTACCACTATGATCCGGCGCTGGCGCAGAAGCTGCTGAAGGAGGCCGGGTACAAGGGCGAGAAGATCGTCATCTACGCGAACAAGCGTGCGCACGTGCCCAGCTACCAGGTGGCGGTGATGGCGCAGGCAATGATGCAGGCCGTCGGCATCAATGCGCAGATAGAGGTGCTGGAGTGGGCCACGCAGCTGGACCGCTACAACAAAGGCAACTTCCAGATGAGTTCGTTCAGCTATTCGTCCCGGCTGGATCCGGCGCTCAGCTATGAACAGTTCTCGGGGAACAAGGATAAACAGCCTCGCAAGGTATGGGACGATCCGCAGGCGCAGGCGCTGATCGACGAAAGTTTTTCCGAGCTGGATCCCGCCAAGCGGCAGGCGATCTTCGACAAGCTGCATCCCTTGATGCTGGCTCAGGCGCCCTTGATCCTGCTGTCCAACGGGAACCAGCCTTGGGGTGTTAGCCAGCGCTTGACGGGGTTTATGGTGTGGGAGGGGAAGCCGTTTGCCTGGGGGGCTTCGGTGGTGGGGCAGTAG
- a CDS encoding IS256 family transposase, translating to MAPKQKAPPRELPSIPANLMDEFVKGPMTPESVQDLSMAFKKALIERALGAEMGQHLGYGAGTDPPEGSTNHRNGTSGKTVITDDGPLRVDIPRDRQGSFAPILIPKHKRRFTGFDDKIIAMYARGMTVREIQGFLLEQYGTEVSPEFISSVTDAVMEEVIAWQNRPLETMYPVVFFDALRVKIREDGVVRNKAVYLALAILPDGTRDILGLWIEQTEGSKFWMKVFNELKTRGTLDILIAVTDGLKGMEQALNAVFPSTTLQTCIVHLMRSSVEYASWKERRIVAAALRPIYTAPTVEAAQAALAVFEQGSWGQRYPTIAQTWHRAWDRVIPFFTFPPAIRKIIYTTNAIESLNAQLRRSVKTRGHFPSDDAATKLLWLVLRNITGTWGCATHDWRLAMNQFAIIYAERFTDPYH from the coding sequence ATGGCTCCCAAGCAAAAGGCACCTCCGAGGGAATTGCCATCGATTCCTGCAAATCTGATGGATGAGTTCGTCAAAGGTCCGATGACGCCGGAGTCGGTGCAGGACCTTTCGATGGCGTTCAAGAAGGCCCTGATCGAACGGGCGCTGGGCGCGGAAATGGGCCAGCACCTGGGCTATGGCGCCGGCACGGACCCGCCCGAAGGCAGCACTAACCATCGCAACGGCACCAGTGGCAAGACGGTGATAACCGACGATGGGCCGCTCCGCGTGGACATTCCCCGGGACCGGCAAGGCAGTTTTGCGCCGATCCTGATTCCCAAGCACAAGCGTCGATTTACGGGATTTGATGACAAGATCATCGCCATGTACGCCCGGGGGATGACGGTGCGCGAGATCCAAGGTTTTCTGCTTGAGCAGTACGGCACGGAAGTCTCGCCCGAGTTCATCAGTTCGGTGACCGACGCGGTTATGGAAGAGGTGATCGCCTGGCAGAACCGCCCTTTGGAGACCATGTATCCGGTGGTGTTCTTCGACGCGTTGCGGGTGAAGATCCGCGAAGATGGCGTGGTACGCAACAAGGCGGTGTACCTGGCGCTGGCGATCCTGCCGGACGGCACTCGTGACATCCTGGGCCTGTGGATCGAGCAGACCGAGGGATCGAAGTTCTGGATGAAGGTGTTCAACGAACTCAAGACTCGGGGCACGCTGGATATCCTGATCGCGGTCACCGACGGCTTAAAGGGAATGGAGCAGGCGCTGAACGCGGTATTTCCAAGCACCACACTGCAAACGTGCATCGTGCATCTGATGCGCAGTAGCGTCGAATATGCGAGCTGGAAGGAGCGCCGGATAGTGGCTGCGGCTCTCAGGCCGATCTACACCGCACCGACCGTGGAGGCTGCGCAAGCGGCGCTGGCAGTGTTCGAGCAAGGCAGTTGGGGCCAAAGATATCCGACCATCGCCCAGACCTGGCATCGCGCCTGGGACCGCGTGATCCCGTTCTTTACGTTTCCCCCGGCGATCCGAAAGATCATCTACACCACCAATGCCATCGAGAGCTTGAATGCGCAATTGCGCCGATCGGTAAAGACCCGTGGACACTTCCCCAGTGACGACGCCGCAACCAAGTTATTGTGGTTAGTCCTGCGCAATATCACGGGCACCTGGGGCTGCGCCACGCACGACTGGAGGTTGGCCATGAACCAGTTTGCCATCATCTATGCAGAACGCTTCACCGACCCATATCACTGA
- a CDS encoding bifunctional salicylyl-CoA 5-hydroxylase/oxidoreductase, which translates to MNIVCLGGGPAGLYFGLLMKLRNPANRITVVERNRPYDTFGWGVVFSDATMENLRRADPVSAREISDAFNHWDDIDIHFKGRTLRSGGHGFIGIGRKKLLNILQARCEQVGVELVFETLVDDDQALARRYDADLLIAADGINSRVRTTYAETFEPDIDLRRNRFVWLGTEKAFDAFTFAFVQTPHGWFQAHAYRFEAGLSTFIVETPEATWQAAGLDKMSQEEGIRYCESLFAPWLDGKPLMSNAGHLRGSAIWIRFPRVICKHWVRWNTLDTPSGRRDVPIVLMGDAAHSAHFSIGSGTKLALEDAIELADQLTGNPHAGPLAADQHPGGPATDSPTEDPRGASHSHALRAALQRYEDVRSIEVLKIQNAARNSTEWFEHVDRYACLQPEQFAYSLLTRSQRISHENLRLRDPAWLQGYERWLAARAGVDLAARERPPLPMLTPYEVRGVRLKNRVVVSPMAMYACTDGVPGDFHLVHLGAKALGGAGLVMVEMTCTSPDARITPGCPGLWNDEQGAAFARIVGFVHGHSDTRIGIQLGHAGRKGSTQLGWQQADHPLPTGNWPLLSASALPYMPGISQTPRAMTREDMDRVCDDFVAAARRAAIAGFDWLELHCAHGYLLSSFISPLTNRRDDAYGGDLDGRLRYPLEVFAALRQAWPRRLPMSVRISAHDWVEGGITADDAVEIARRFKAAGADMIDCSSGQVSPDQQPVYGRMYQTPFADRIRNEADIPTIAVGAIFEADHVNGIIASGRADLCALARPHLADSAWTLREAARVGYTGVDWPVNYLAGKRQLETNFARAAAAAAPAQGDTRSEA; encoded by the coding sequence ATGAACATAGTCTGCCTGGGCGGCGGCCCCGCGGGCCTGTACTTCGGCCTGCTGATGAAGCTGCGCAACCCCGCCAATCGGATTACGGTCGTCGAACGCAATCGTCCGTACGACACCTTCGGCTGGGGCGTCGTATTCTCCGACGCCACCATGGAGAATCTGCGCCGCGCCGACCCCGTCTCGGCCCGTGAAATCAGCGACGCCTTCAACCACTGGGACGACATCGACATCCACTTCAAGGGCCGCACCCTGCGCAGCGGCGGCCATGGCTTCATCGGCATCGGCCGCAAGAAGCTCTTGAACATCCTCCAGGCCCGCTGCGAACAAGTCGGCGTCGAACTGGTATTCGAAACCCTGGTCGACGACGACCAGGCCTTGGCGCGCCGCTACGACGCAGACCTCCTCATCGCCGCCGACGGCATCAACAGCCGTGTCCGCACCACCTACGCCGAAACCTTCGAGCCGGACATCGACTTGCGCCGCAACCGCTTTGTCTGGCTGGGCACCGAGAAAGCCTTCGATGCCTTCACCTTCGCGTTCGTTCAGACCCCGCACGGCTGGTTCCAGGCGCACGCCTATCGCTTCGAAGCCGGCCTGTCCACCTTCATCGTCGAAACCCCGGAGGCTACCTGGCAAGCGGCCGGCCTGGACAAGATGAGCCAGGAGGAGGGCATCCGCTACTGCGAAAGCCTGTTCGCGCCCTGGCTGGACGGCAAGCCGCTCATGAGTAACGCCGGCCACTTGCGCGGCTCCGCCATCTGGATCCGCTTTCCGCGCGTCATCTGCAAGCACTGGGTGCGGTGGAACACTTTGGATACGCCCAGTGGCCGCCGTGACGTTCCCATCGTCCTCATGGGCGATGCCGCGCACAGCGCCCATTTTTCCATCGGTTCCGGCACCAAGCTCGCGCTCGAGGATGCCATCGAACTGGCGGACCAGCTGACCGGAAATCCGCATGCCGGCCCGCTCGCCGCGGATCAACACCCCGGCGGCCCTGCCACGGACTCGCCCACCGAAGACCCGCGCGGCGCATCGCACAGCCATGCCCTGCGCGCGGCCCTCCAGCGCTACGAGGACGTGCGCAGCATCGAGGTCCTCAAGATCCAGAATGCCGCGCGCAACTCCACCGAATGGTTCGAGCACGTCGACCGCTACGCCTGCCTGCAGCCGGAGCAATTCGCCTATTCCCTGCTTACCCGTTCGCAGCGCATCTCGCACGAAAACCTGCGCCTGCGCGATCCCGCCTGGCTGCAGGGCTACGAACGCTGGCTGGCCGCTCGCGCGGGCGTGGATCTCGCGGCGCGCGAACGGCCGCCCCTGCCCATGCTCACCCCTTATGAGGTGCGCGGCGTGCGCCTGAAAAACCGCGTCGTCGTCTCGCCCATGGCCATGTACGCCTGCACCGATGGCGTGCCGGGCGACTTCCATCTCGTGCACCTGGGCGCCAAGGCCCTGGGCGGCGCCGGCCTGGTCATGGTGGAAATGACCTGCACCTCGCCGGATGCGCGCATCACCCCCGGCTGTCCCGGGCTGTGGAACGACGAGCAGGGCGCGGCCTTTGCCCGCATCGTCGGCTTCGTCCATGGCCACAGCGACACCCGCATCGGCATCCAGCTGGGGCATGCCGGCCGCAAAGGCTCGACACAGCTGGGCTGGCAGCAGGCGGACCACCCCTTGCCCACCGGCAACTGGCCCCTGCTGTCCGCTTCGGCCCTGCCTTACATGCCGGGCATCTCGCAGACCCCCCGCGCCATGACGCGCGAGGACATGGACCGGGTGTGCGACGATTTCGTGGCGGCGGCGCGGCGCGCGGCCATCGCCGGCTTCGACTGGCTCGAATTGCATTGTGCCCACGGCTACCTGCTGTCCAGCTTCATTTCGCCGCTGACCAATCGCCGCGACGACGCATACGGGGGCGACCTGGACGGCCGCCTGCGCTACCCGCTGGAAGTCTTCGCCGCCCTGCGCCAGGCCTGGCCGCGCCGTCTTCCGATGTCCGTGCGTATTTCGGCCCACGACTGGGTGGAGGGTGGCATCACCGCCGACGATGCCGTGGAGATCGCGCGGCGCTTCAAGGCCGCGGGCGCCGACATGATCGACTGCTCGTCGGGCCAGGTCAGTCCCGACCAGCAACCGGTCTACGGACGCATGTACCAGACACCCTTCGCCGACCGGATCCGCAACGAAGCCGATATCCCCACCATCGCGGTGGGTGCCATCTTCGAGGCGGACCATGTGAACGGCATCATCGCGTCGGGCCGCGCCGACCTTTGCGCCCTGGCGCGGCCCCATCTGGCCGATTCCGCCTGGACGCTGCGCGAAGCCGCCCGGGTCGGCTATACCGGCGTCGACTGGCCGGTGAACTACCTGGCCGGCAAACGCCAGCTGGAAACCAACTTTGCCCGCGCGGCCGCCGCTGCCGCGCCCGCGCAAGGCGATACGCGGAGCGAAGCATGA
- a CDS encoding SDR family NAD(P)-dependent oxidoreductase gives MNAPLEGRHALVTGGSRGIGLAVAERLLSDGAAVTLLGRDDAALAQAAAALAPRASSARVQWQAADVTDPGAIGRAFDAATRTFGPVGILVNNAGQARSERFDRTDAALWDAMLAVNLSGPFHCIQTALPGMLAAGWGRIVNIASTAGLAGYAYVSAYCAAKHGVVGLTRALALETAGKGVTVNAVCPGYTDTDIVRDAVRNISAKTGMDETRAREQLAQRNPQGRLVQPEEVAHAVAWLCQPGASAINGQSIPVDGGEIMVG, from the coding sequence ATGAACGCCCCGCTGGAAGGCCGCCATGCGCTGGTGACCGGCGGCAGCCGCGGCATCGGCCTTGCCGTTGCCGAACGCCTGCTGAGCGACGGCGCCGCGGTCACCCTGCTGGGTCGCGATGACGCCGCGTTGGCCCAGGCCGCCGCCGCGCTGGCGCCGCGGGCATCGTCCGCCCGTGTGCAGTGGCAAGCCGCCGATGTGACGGACCCGGGTGCCATCGGCCGTGCCTTTGACGCCGCGACGCGGACATTCGGCCCGGTCGGCATCCTGGTGAACAACGCCGGCCAGGCACGCAGCGAGCGTTTCGACCGCACCGATGCCGCGCTGTGGGATGCCATGCTCGCCGTCAACCTGAGCGGGCCGTTCCATTGCATCCAGACCGCGCTGCCCGGCATGCTCGCGGCGGGTTGGGGCCGTATCGTCAACATCGCCAGCACGGCCGGCCTGGCAGGCTATGCCTACGTCAGCGCGTATTGCGCCGCCAAGCACGGCGTGGTCGGCTTGACGCGGGCGCTGGCGCTGGAAACGGCGGGCAAGGGCGTGACGGTGAACGCGGTGTGCCCGGGCTATACGGATACCGACATTGTGCGCGATGCCGTGCGCAATATCTCGGCCAAGACGGGCATGGACGAGACACGCGCGCGCGAGCAGCTGGCGCAGCGCAATCCGCAAGGCCGGCTGGTGCAGCCGGAAGAAGTCGCCCACGCGGTGGCATGGCTGTGCCAGCCGGGCGCGAGTGCGATCAACGGCCAGTCCATTCCGGTGGATGGCGGGGAAATCATGGTGGGATAG
- a CDS encoding enoyl-CoA hydratase family protein: MAHHRRPMAGAEPRTFRWETGEGGKIGVVTLNRPERKNPLTFDSYAELRDLFRALVYATDVKVVVITGAGGNFCSGGDVHEIIGPLTRMTMPELLDFTRMTGDLVKAMRACPQPIVAAVDGVCAGAGAMIALAADMRLGTPRARTAFLFTRVGLAGADMGACTLLPRMIGQGRASELLYTGRAMTAQEGAAWGFFNALHEPEALMPAAHALAGQLAAGPTFAHGMTKKLLHQEWNMGVDEAIEAEAQAQAICMQTRDFRRAYEAFVDKRQPRFEGD; this comes from the coding sequence ATGGCGCATCACCGCCGCCCCATGGCGGGCGCCGAGCCCCGTACCTTTCGTTGGGAAACGGGCGAGGGCGGCAAGATCGGCGTCGTCACCCTGAACCGCCCGGAACGCAAGAATCCGCTGACCTTCGACTCCTACGCCGAGCTGCGCGACCTGTTCCGCGCGCTCGTCTACGCCACCGATGTCAAGGTCGTGGTGATTACCGGCGCCGGCGGCAATTTCTGCTCGGGCGGCGACGTGCACGAGATCATCGGTCCGCTCACGCGCATGACCATGCCAGAGCTGCTGGACTTCACCCGCATGACCGGCGATTTGGTCAAGGCCATGCGCGCCTGCCCGCAGCCCATCGTGGCCGCGGTCGACGGCGTGTGCGCGGGCGCCGGGGCCATGATCGCGCTGGCCGCGGATATGCGGCTGGGTACGCCGCGCGCGCGCACGGCCTTCCTATTCACGCGCGTGGGGCTGGCGGGGGCCGACATGGGCGCCTGCACGCTGCTGCCACGCATGATCGGGCAGGGCCGGGCGTCCGAGCTGCTGTACACGGGTCGCGCGATGACGGCGCAGGAAGGCGCGGCATGGGGCTTCTTCAATGCCTTGCACGAGCCGGAAGCGCTCATGCCGGCGGCCCATGCGCTGGCCGGACAGCTGGCGGCGGGCCCGACCTTCGCGCATGGCATGACGAAGAAGCTGCTGCACCAGGAATGGAATATGGGCGTGGACGAAGCCATCGAGGCGGAGGCGCAGGCGCAGGCCATCTGCATGCAGACGCGCGATTTCCGCCGTGCCTACGAGGCCTTCGTGGATAAGCGGCAACCTCGCTTCGAGGGGGACTGA
- a CDS encoding acyl-CoA dehydrogenase family protein has translation MASTDWLEWPFFDDHHRALAARADAWCGSALAGIDHADTDAACRELVGRLGQAGWLRYCVPAGPEGGWGGVLPAVDSRAVCILRETLARHDGLADFAFAMQGLGSGAIALAGSDVLRARYLPRVARGKAIAAFALSEIDAGSDVAAMACEARREGDHYVLNGAKTWISNGGIADFYCVFARTGEAPGARGISAFVVDAGTPGLDIAERIEVIAPHPLATLRFVDCRLPASQRLGEAGQGFKLAMMTLDIFRASVAAAALGFARRALDEALGRAQSRRMFGQTLGDLQLTQAALGDMATAIDASALLTYRAAWQRDVTGRSTTREAAMAKMMATESAQSVIDRALQMFGGAGVVSGTPVEKLYREIRALRIYEGATEVQKLIIARALLKGG, from the coding sequence ATGGCAAGTACAGACTGGCTGGAGTGGCCGTTCTTCGACGATCACCACCGCGCGCTGGCCGCGCGGGCCGATGCCTGGTGCGGGTCGGCGCTGGCCGGCATCGACCACGCCGATACCGATGCCGCGTGCCGCGAACTGGTCGGCCGGCTGGGGCAGGCGGGATGGCTGCGCTATTGCGTTCCCGCCGGTCCGGAGGGCGGCTGGGGCGGGGTCTTGCCGGCTGTCGATTCGCGCGCCGTCTGCATCCTGCGCGAAACGCTGGCGCGCCACGATGGCCTGGCGGATTTCGCCTTCGCCATGCAGGGCCTGGGTAGCGGCGCCATTGCCCTGGCCGGGTCGGATGTGTTGCGGGCGCGCTACCTGCCGCGCGTGGCGCGCGGCAAGGCGATCGCGGCCTTCGCGCTCTCCGAAATCGATGCGGGCTCGGACGTGGCGGCCATGGCCTGCGAAGCCAGGCGCGAAGGCGACCACTATGTGCTGAACGGCGCCAAGACCTGGATATCCAACGGCGGCATCGCCGACTTCTATTGCGTTTTCGCCCGCACCGGCGAAGCCCCGGGGGCCCGCGGCATCAGCGCCTTCGTCGTGGACGCCGGCACGCCCGGCTTGGACATCGCCGAGCGCATCGAGGTCATCGCCCCGCATCCCTTGGCGACCCTGCGCTTCGTCGATTGCCGTCTTCCGGCGTCCCAGCGCCTGGGCGAGGCAGGGCAGGGCTTCAAGCTGGCCATGATGACGCTGGATATCTTTCGCGCGTCGGTGGCCGCGGCCGCGCTGGGCTTCGCGCGCCGCGCGCTGGACGAAGCGCTTGGACGGGCCCAATCGCGGCGCATGTTCGGCCAGACGCTGGGTGACCTGCAGCTGACGCAGGCAGCGCTGGGGGACATGGCCACCGCCATCGACGCATCCGCGCTGCTGACCTATCGCGCGGCCTGGCAGCGCGACGTTACGGGACGGTCCACCACGCGCGAAGCCGCCATGGCCAAGATGATGGCCACCGAATCCGCGCAGTCCGTCATCGACCGCGCCTTGCAGATGTTCGGCGGCGCCGGGGTGGTCTCGGGCACGCCGGTGGAAAAGCTGTATCGCGAGATCCGCGCCCTGCGCATCTACGAGGGCGCGACCGAAGTACAAAAACTGATCATCGCCCGCGCGTTGTTGAAGGGCGGCTGA
- a CDS encoding AMP-binding protein — translation MQGTRDGAARGTAHVDTFARDNLPPPEEWPELLLDGPDAVYPARLNCAVELVDAVVARGQGSRIALRWPAADGGQAAMTYAELAALTNRIAGVLMQDMGLVPGSRVLLRGPNNPMMAACWLGAIKAGMVTVPTMPLLRAKELKQIIDKARVSAMLCDVRLKDEALPCMQAGHEYHCPDLARIVYFNDTAPDSLDSLARAKPDSFTACDTAADDVCLIAFTSGTTGKPKGCMHFHRDVMAMCDLFPRHVIRPSPDDVFCGTPPLAFTFGLGGLLCFPLRIGACAVLAERLTPDGLLKLIQDFRATIVFTAPTFYRQMAGVADRYDLSSLRKSVSAGEALPDATRQLWKQATGIEMIDGIGGTEMIHVFVSSPEEDVRRGAIGKVVPGYIAQVVDENMRPVPVGQPGKLAVKGPTGCRYLADPRQRDFVRGGWNLPGDTFVQDADGYFFYQARNDDMIVSAGYNIAGPEVEDALLRHPAVAECGVVGAPDDERGQVVKAYVVLKPGVQGDAALAAALQEFVKAAIAPYKYPRSIAFVDALPRTETGKLQRFVLRQRAQHEAPPARPEDAPTPQ, via the coding sequence ATGCAAGGAACCAGGGATGGGGCAGCACGCGGCACGGCCCACGTCGACACCTTTGCCCGCGACAACCTGCCGCCCCCGGAGGAATGGCCCGAGCTGCTGCTGGACGGACCGGACGCCGTCTATCCCGCGCGCCTGAACTGCGCCGTCGAACTGGTCGATGCCGTCGTGGCGCGCGGACAGGGCAGCCGCATCGCGCTGCGCTGGCCCGCGGCCGACGGCGGCCAGGCCGCGATGACGTATGCCGAACTGGCAGCACTGACCAACCGCATCGCCGGCGTGCTGATGCAGGACATGGGCCTGGTTCCCGGCAGTCGTGTCCTGCTGCGCGGACCGAACAACCCGATGATGGCCGCGTGCTGGCTGGGCGCCATCAAGGCCGGCATGGTCACCGTGCCGACCATGCCGCTGCTGCGGGCCAAGGAGCTGAAGCAGATCATCGACAAGGCGCGTGTCAGCGCCATGCTGTGCGACGTGCGCCTGAAGGACGAGGCCCTGCCGTGCATGCAGGCCGGCCATGAATACCATTGCCCGGACCTGGCGCGCATCGTCTACTTCAACGACACGGCGCCCGATAGCCTGGACAGCCTGGCGCGCGCCAAGCCGGACAGCTTCACCGCCTGCGACACCGCCGCCGACGATGTCTGCCTGATCGCCTTCACCAGCGGCACGACAGGGAAGCCCAAGGGCTGCATGCATTTCCACCGCGATGTGATGGCGATGTGCGATCTGTTTCCGCGCCATGTCATCCGCCCGTCGCCCGATGACGTCTTCTGCGGTACGCCGCCGCTGGCCTTCACCTTCGGCCTGGGCGGCCTGCTGTGTTTTCCGCTGCGCATAGGCGCCTGCGCGGTGCTTGCCGAAAGGCTCACGCCGGACGGCCTGCTCAAGCTGATCCAGGATTTCCGCGCCACCATCGTGTTCACCGCGCCGACCTTCTATCGCCAGATGGCAGGGGTGGCCGACCGCTACGATCTGTCGTCGCTGCGCAAGAGCGTATCGGCGGGCGAAGCGCTGCCCGATGCGACGCGCCAGCTGTGGAAGCAGGCCACCGGCATCGAGATGATCGACGGCATCGGCGGCACCGAGATGATCCACGTCTTCGTCTCCAGTCCCGAGGAGGACGTGCGGCGCGGCGCCATCGGCAAGGTGGTGCCGGGCTACATCGCGCAAGTGGTGGATGAGAATATGCGCCCCGTGCCGGTGGGGCAGCCCGGCAAGCTGGCGGTCAAGGGGCCCACCGGCTGCCGCTACCTGGCGGATCCCCGCCAGCGCGATTTCGTGCGCGGGGGCTGGAACCTGCCGGGCGATACCTTCGTGCAGGATGCCGACGGCTATTTTTTCTACCAGGCTCGCAACGACGACATGATCGTTTCGGCCGGCTACAACATCGCCGGCCCGGAAGTGGAAGACGCGTTGCTGCGCCACCCGGCCGTGGCCGAATGCGGCGTGGTGGGTGCGCCCGATGACGAACGCGGACAGGTCGTGAAGGCGTACGTCGTGCTCAAGCCGGGCGTCCAGGGCGATGCGGCGCTGGCCGCGGCCCTGCAGGAGTTCGTCAAGGCCGCCATCGCACCCTACAAATATCCCCGTTCCATCGCCTTCGTCGATGCGCTGCCCCGCACCGAAACCGGCAAGCTGCAGCGCTTCGTCCTGCGCCAGCGCGCGCAGCACGAAGCGCCGCCCGCGCGGCCCGAGGACGCCCCCACACCACAATAG
- a CDS encoding RidA family protein — translation MQILQPPDWLPPRGYSNGVLTELRPGSRLLFIGGQIGWNAEQRFESDDFAEQTRQALANIVAVLAQGGARPEHITRLTWYVTDRDEYVASYPRIGAHYREIIGRHFPAMTAVQVAALVEPRAKVEIEATAVIPG, via the coding sequence ATGCAGATACTGCAACCGCCCGACTGGCTGCCGCCACGCGGGTATTCCAACGGCGTGCTGACCGAGCTGCGGCCCGGCAGCCGCCTGCTCTTCATCGGCGGGCAGATCGGCTGGAACGCCGAACAGCGGTTCGAGAGCGACGATTTCGCCGAGCAGACGCGCCAGGCGCTGGCCAATATCGTGGCCGTGCTGGCGCAGGGAGGGGCGCGGCCGGAGCACATCACCCGGCTGACGTGGTACGTGACGGATCGCGACGAATATGTGGCGTCGTATCCGCGGATCGGCGCGCATTACCGGGAAATCATCGGCCGCCATTTTCCCGCCATGACGGCGGTCCAGGTCGCGGCCCTGGTCGAACCGCGTGCCAAGGTGGAAATCGAAGCGACGGCGGTCATACCGGGCTGA